A genomic window from Corvus moneduloides isolate bCorMon1 chromosome 11, bCorMon1.pri, whole genome shotgun sequence includes:
- the CELSR3 gene encoding cadherin EGF LAG seven-pass G-type receptor 3 isoform X2: protein MDALMNSRSRDLFSIDPRAGLISTTQPLDRESMDLHYFRVTATDHGAPRLSATTMVAITVADRNDHDPVFEQGEYRETIRENVEEGYPILQLRATDVDSPPNANIRYRFVNERAAYDVFEIDPRSGLITTSGPVDREKMEKYSLVVEANDQGREPGPRSATVKVYITVLDENDNIPQFSEKRYIVQVREDIRPHTEILRVTATDLDKDNNALVHYNIISGNSRGQFSIDSVTGEIQVVAPLDFEVEREYTLRIRAQDAGRPPLSNNTGMVSIQVVDINDHAPIFVSTPFQISVLENAPLGHSVIHIQAVDADYGENSRLEYKLTGVSADTPFVVNSATGWITVSGPLDRESVEHYFFGVEARDHGSPSLSASASVTITVMDVNDNRPEFTQKEYFIRLNEDAAVGTSVLSVTAIDRDINSAITYQITGGNTRNRFSISTQGGLGLITLSLPLDYKQERRYVLTVTASDRTLRDNCHVHINITDANTHRPVFQSAHYSVSINEDRPVGSTVVVISATDDDVGENARITYYLEDNVPQFRIDPDSGAITLQAELDYEDQVTYTLAITAKDNGIPQKADTTYVEIMVNDVNDNAPQFVSPHYQGMISEDAPPFTSVLQISATDRDAHTNGRVQYTFQNGEDGDGDFTIEPTSGIIRTVRRLDRENVPVYELTAYAVDRGIPPQRTPVHIQVTIQDVNDNAPVFPAEEFEVLVKENSIVGSVVAQITAVDPDEGPNAQIMYQIVEGNIPEIFQMDIFSGELTALIDLDYETKPEYVIVVQATSAPLVSRATVHIKLIDQNDNSPVLKNFQILFNNYVSNKSNTFPSGVIGKVPAYDPDASDRLFYTFERGNELHLLIVNQSSGELRLSRKLDNNRPLVASMLVTVTDGIHSVTAQCVLRVIIITEDMLANSITVRLENMWQERFLSPLLSTFLEGVATVLATPKEDIFIFNIQNDTDVGGTVLNVSFSALAPRGGRYFSSEELQEQLYMKRMVLTGASMLEVLPFDDNVCLREPCQNYMKCISVLKFDSSAPFIASHSTLFRPIHPIAGLRCRCPQGFTGDYCETEINLCYSNPCLNGGICTRKEGGYTCVCRQHFSGENCEVDSRAGRCVPGVCRNGGTCTNGADGGFRCQCPAGGFETPFCEVSTRSFPPRSFIMFRGLRQRFHLTLALSFSTVEPSGLLLYNGRLNERHDFLAVEIIQGQVQLKYSTGESSTVVSPYLPGGVSDGQWHTLQLHYYNKPKVSTLGVVQGPSKDKVAILTIDECDASVALQFGNEIGNYSCAAEGVQTSSKKSLDLTGPLLLGGVPNLPENFPITHRDFVGCMRDLFIDSKRIDLASYIANNGTAAGCHAKHTFCDSSPCKNGGTCSVSWGTYSCLCPVGFGGKDCRHAMHHAHYFQGNSVLTWDFKMDVKISVPWYLGLAFRTRQQDGVLLQAHAGQYTTLLCQLAGGLLSFMVSRGSGRSTSLLLDQLQLSDGKWHDLQLELQDVHSGRDSRYVITLTLDFGLYQDTVVVGNELHGLKVKHLHVGGVLGSGEVQNGLRGCIQGVRLGDSVTGTVLPKPSHALRVEAGCSVPSPCDSNPCPANSICKDEWQSYSCVCQPGYYGGDCVDVCHLNPCKNKSVCRRKPGSPLGYVCECSGNFFGQYCEHRMDQQCPKGWWGNPTCGPCNCDVNKGFDPDCNKTNGQCHCKDFHYRPRGSDTCLPCDCYPVGSTSRSCDRETGRCHCRPGVIGRQCNSCDSPFAEVTPSGCEVLYDGCPKNLKAGVWWPQTKFGFSAAVLCPKGSLGAAIRHCDEEKGWLEPDLFNCTSPAFKELSVLLEGLERNKTELNTIEAKKLAHRLRAVTDHMDHYFGNDVHIAFRLLSRLMAFESQQRGFGLTATQDAHFNENLLRAGSSVLAPENREHWAMLPHGEHGSASLMEQLRDYSGTLASNMKLTYLNPVGVVTPNIMLSIDRMENHSHIRRRYPRYHSSLFRGQPAWDPHTHVVLPLSVLSPPKAEAVLTAVPTLAGSEGNYTVESSSPRQALPEPEPTLTVVILIMYRTLGGLLPARYQVDRRSVRLPKNPVMNSPIVSVSVFSNHTFLRGPLDTPLVLEFYLLETANRSKPLCVQWNHSNPTNPSGFWTARDCELVYRNTTHVHCQCSQFGTFGVLMDSSHREQLEGDLETLAIVTYSLVSLSLVSLLLTFSFLTCLKGLKSNTRGIHSNITVTLFFSELLFLLGINRTENQLLSPQFLCTVIAILLHCFFLSTFAWLFVQGLHIYRMQTEARNVNFGAMRFYYAIGWGVPAIITGLAVGLDPEGYGNPDFCWISIHDKLVWSFAGPITVVIVMNGVMFLLVAKMSCSPGQKETKKKSVLMTLRSSFVLLLVISTTWLFGLLAVNNSVLAFHYLYTVLCSLQGLAVLVLFCVLNEEVREAWKLACLSKKGQSEEATRSTQGPNAYNNTALFEESGLIRITLGASTVSSVSSVRSARTHSSQRAYLRDNVAARQGSALDHSLLAHAGPTDIDVAMFHRDAGGDQDSDSDSDLSLDEERSLSIPSSESEENVRLRGRFQRQLKRAAHSERLLTNPANTTPKDVDGNDLMSYWPALGECEVHPCSLQKWGSERKLGFDINKDAANNNQPDLALTSGDENSLTQTQRQRKGILKNRLQYPPTLQGLPSVGRMTNELTWYKTSTLGHRAVPAASYGRIYSGAGSLSQPASRYSSREQLDMLMRRQMSREQLSRHNSGECLEAVPSRHGSREELDTIPSRHGSTEHLESIPSRHASRENLDLLAARPSRRDHGNTLPRRQGSRDCLDTLPCRFGSREQLDCGPVREVSREWLNTLPSRQVSRDRIDMLPSRDTSREQLDLLSRKQPSRDLLASARQASREQLDFLSRRSNSREPLDTVPSRQPSQDNLGSLSRRQLSRESLEPLSRRQPSRENLEAIPSRHPSTEQLDILSSILASFNSSVLSSVQSSSTPSGPQTTTTPSAMQTSTPSVVCPSTPRSATSHSISELSPDSEIMRNDGHS from the exons ATGGACGCGCTGATGAACAGCCGCTCGCGGGATCTCTTCAGCATCGACCCGCGGGCCGGGCTCATCTCCACCACCCAGCCCCTGGACCGGGAGAGCATGGACCTGCACTACTTCCGAGTGACGGCCACTGACCACGGGGCACCCCGGCTCTCTGCCACCACCATGGTGGCCATCACTGTTGCTGACCGCAACGACCACGACCCGGTCTTCGAGCAGGGCGAGTACCGGGAGACCATCCGGGAGAACGTGGAGGAGGGATACCCCATTCTGCAGCTACGGGCCACCGATGTTGACTCCCCGCCCAATGCCAACATCCGCTACCGCTTTGTCAATGAACGGGCTGCCTACGACGTCTTTGAGATCGATCCCCGCTCCGGCCTCATCACCACCAGCGGGCCGGTGGACAGGGAGAAGATGGAGAAGTATTCCCTGGTGGTGGAAGCCAATGACCAGGGCAGGGAGCCGGGACCCCGCTCTGCCACCGTCAAGGTCTACATCACAGTTCTTGATGAGAATGACAACATCCCTCAGTTCAGCGAGAAGCGTTACATTGTCCAAGTGAGGGAGGACATACGGCCCCACACCGAGATCCTGCGCGTCACCGCCACGGATCTGGACAAGGACAACAACGCGCTGGTGCACTACAACATCATCAGTGGGAACAGTCGGGGCCAGTTCTCCATCGACAGTGTAACTGGGGAAATACAGGTGGTGGCCCCACTGGATTTTGAGGTGGAGCGGGAGTACACCCTGAGGATCCGGGCTCAGGATGCGGGGCGTCCTCCTCTTTCTAACAACACTGGCATGGTGAGCATCCAGGTGGTGGACATCAATGACCATGCCCCCATTTTTGTCAGTACCCCTTTTCAAATCTCCGTCCTGGAGAATGCTCCCCTTGGCCACTCTGTTATCCACATCCAGGCCGTGGATGCAGACTATGGCGAGAACTCGCGCCTGGAGTACAAACTGACAGGGGTCTCGGCTGACACACCCTTTGTGGTGAACAGTGCCACTGGATGGATCACGGTCAGTGGGCCCCTGGACCGGGAATCAGTCGAGCACTATTTTTTTGGGGTAGAGGCTCGTGACCATGGTTCTCCATCTTTATCTGCCTCAGCCAGCGTCACCATTACTGTCATGGATGTCAATGACAACCGCCCTGAGTTCACCCAGAAGGAATACTTCATACGCCTGAACGAGGATGCAGCTGTGGGGACCAGCGTCCTCAGCGTCACGGCAATCGACCGGGATATTAACAGTGCCATCACCTACCAGATCACAGGAGGCAACACACGGAACCGCTTCTCCATCAGCACGCAAGGTGGGCTGGGGCTCATCACTCTGTCTCTGCCGCTGGACTACAAGCAGGAGAGGCGCTACGTGCTCACTGTGACAGCCTCTGATCGCACCCTGCGTGACAACTGCCATGTTCACATCAACATCACCGATGCCAACACGCACCGGCCTGTGTTCCAGAGTGCCCACTACTCTGTGAGCATCAATGAGGACCGGCCTGTAGGCAGCACCGTGGTGGTGATCAGTGCCACGGACGATGACGTGGGGGAAAATGCCCGCATCACATACTACTTGGAAGACAACGTCCCTCAGTTTCGTATTGATCCAGACTCTGGGGCCATCACTCTCCAGGCAGAACTGGACTATGAGGACCAGGTCACGTATACATTGGCTATCACTGCCAAGGACAATGGGATCCCCCAGAAGGCGGACACCACATATGTTGAAATCATGGTGAATGATGTTAATGACAATGCCCCACAGTTCGTCAGCCCTCATTACCAGGGCATGATCTCTGAGGATGCACCTCCCTTCACCAGCGTGCTCCAGATCTCTGCCACCGACCGGGATGCCCACACCAATGGGCGAGTGCAGTACACCTTCCAGAAtggggaggatggggatggagacTTCACCATAGAGCCCACCTCGGGGATTATTCGCACTGTGCGCAGGCTGGACCGCGAGAACGTTCCTGTCTATGAACTGACTGCCTACGCTGTGGACAGGGGCATCCCTCCTCAGCGAACTCCTGTCCACATCCAGGTTACCATTCAGGATGTGAACGACAATGCCCCTGTCTTTCCTGCTGAAGAGTTTGAGGTCTTGGTAAAAGAGAACAGCATCGTAGGTTCTGTGGTGGCCCAAATCACGGCTGTCGACCCGGATGAGGGACCCAATGCCCAGATCATGTACCAAATTGTGGAAGGCAACATCCCTGAGATATTCCAGATGGACATCTTTTCTGGGGAGCTCACAGCCTTGATAGACTTGGATTATGAGACAAAACCTGAGTATGTGATTGTAGTGCAGGCCACCTCTGCCCCTCTTGTCAGCAGAGCCACAGTCCACATTAAACTCATTGACCAGAATGACAACAGCCCTGTTCTGAAGAACTTCCAAATCCTGTTCAATAACTACGTGTCCAATAAGTCCAACACCTTCCCCTCGGGGGTCATAGGGAAGGTCCCAGCATATGACCCAGATGCATCTGACCGCCTCTTCTACACCTTTGAGCGGGGAAACGAACTGCACTTGTTGATTGTAAATCAATCGAGCGGGGAGCTGAGGCTGAGCCGTAAGCTGGACAACAACCGTCCGCTTGTGGCCTCCATGCTGGTGACTGTCACAG ACGGGATCCACAGCGTGACAGCTCAGTGCGTCTTGCGGGTGATCATCATCACAGAGGACATGCTGGCCAACAGCATTACGGTGCGGCTGGAGAACATGTGGCAGGAGCGGTTCCTCTCCCCACTGCTGTCCACCTTCCTGGAAGGAGTGGCCACCGTGCTTGCGACGCCCAAGGAGGACATCTTCATTTTCAACATCCAGAACGACACAGACGTGGGTGGTACGGTGCTCAACGTCAGTTTCTCGGCCCTGGcgccgcggggcgggcgctacttcagctcagaggagctgcaggagcagctgtacATGAAGCGCATGGTGCTGACGGGCGCCTCCatgctggaggtgctgccctTCGACGACAACGTGTGCCTGCGGGAGCCCTGCCAGAACTACATGAAGTGCATCTCCGTCCTCAAGTTCGACAGCTCCGCCCCCTTCATCGCCTCCCACTCCACCCTCTTTCGGCCCATCCACCCCATCGCTGGCCTGCGGTgccgctgtccccagggcttCACCGGGGACTACTGCGAAACGGAGATCAACCTGTGCTACTCCAACCCCTGCCTGAACGGGGGGATCTGCACCCGCAAGGAGGGGGGATACACCTGCGTTTGCCGCCAGCACTTCAGCG GCGAGAACTGTGAAGTGGACAGCCGCGCGGGGCGGTGCGTGCCCGGCGTGTGCCGCAACGGCGGCACCTGCACCAACGGCGCCGACGGCGGCTTCCGCTGCCAGTGCCCGGCGGGCGGCTTTGAGACGCCCTTCTGCGAGGTGTCCACGCGCTCCTTCCCACCGCGATCCTTCATCATGTTCCGGGGCCTGCGCCAGCGCTTCCACCTCACCCTTGCCCTCTC GTTCAGCACTGTGGAGCCCAGCGGCCTCCTGCTCTACAATGGGCGCTTGAACGAGAGGCACGACTTCCTGGCAGTGGAGATCATCCAGGGACAGGTCCAGTTGAAATACTCCACAG GAGAGTCCAGCACGGTGGTGAGCCCCTACCTGCCGGGGGGTGTGAGTGATGGGCAGTGGCACACGCTGCAGCTCCACTACTACAACAAG CCGAAGGTCAGCACCCTGGGGGTGGTGCAGGGCCCCTCCAAGGACAAGGTGGCCATCTTGACAATAGATGAATGTGATGCCTCAGTGGCCCTGCAGTTTGGCAATGAGATTGGGAACTactcctgtgctgcagaaggTGTGCAGACCAGCTCAAAAAA GTCCCTGGACCTCACAGGTCCCTTGCTCCTTGGAGGGGTCCCCAACCTGCCGGAAAACTTCCCCATCACTCACCGGGACTTTGTGGGATGCATGAGAGACCTATTCATCGACAGCAAACGCATCGACCTGGCCTCCTACATCGCCAACAACGGAACTGCTGCAG GTTGTCATGCCAAGCACACGTTCTGCGACTCCAGCCCCTGCAAGAATGGAGGCACCTGCTCTGTCAGCTGGGGGACCTACTCCTGCCTCTGTCCTGTTGGCTTTGGGGGCAAAGACTGCCGCCATG CCATGCACCATGCCCACTATTTTCAGGGCAACAGTGTCCTGACCTGGGACTTCAAGATGGATGTGAAGATCTCAGTGCCGTGGTACCTGGGGCTGGCGTTTCGGACACGCCAGCAGGatggggtgctgctgcaggccCACGCAGGCCAGTACAccactctgctctgccag ctggctgggggCCTGCTCTCCTTCATGGTGAGCAGGGGGTCCGGGCGCAGCACCAGCCTCCTCCTGGaccagctgcagctcagtgatGGGAAATGGCACGAcctccagctggagctgcaggatgtCCACAGCGGGCGAGACTCACGCTATGTCATCACCCTCACCCTGGACTTTGGGCTCTACCAG GACACGGTGGTGGTGGGAAATGAACTGCAtggcctgaaggtgaaacaCCTGCATGTGGGGGGAGTCCTGGGCTCTGGCGAGGTGCAGAATGGGCTGAGGGGCTGCATACAG GGTGTGCGACTGGGTGACAGCGTCACCGGGACCGTGCTGCCCAAGCCCAGCCATGCCCTGCGGGTGGAGGCTGGCTGCAGTGTGCCAAGCCCCTGTGACTCCAACCCCTGCCCAGCCAACAGCATCTGCAAGGATGAGTGGCAGAGCTACTCCTGTGTCTGCCAGCCAG GGTACTATGGAGGGGACTGTGTGGATGTGTGTCACCTCAACCCCTGCAAGAACAAGTCGGTGTGTCGCCGCAAGCCAGGCTCACCCCTGGGCTACGTGTGCGAGTGCAGTGGGAACTTCTTTGGGCAGTACTGCGAGCACAG GATGGACCAGCAGTGTCCGAAGGGCTGGTGGGGAAACCCCACCTGTGGGCCCTGTAACTGTGATGTGAACAAGGGCTTTGACCCCGACTGCAATAAAACCAATGGGCAGTGCCACTGCAAG GACTTCCACTACCGCCCCAGAGGCAGTGACACGTGCCTGCCCTGTGACTGCTACCCTGTGGGCTCCACCTCGCGCTCCTGTGACAGGGAGACGGGCCGGTGCCACTGCCGGCCTGGGGTCATTGGCCGCCAGTGCAACAGCTGTGACAGCCCTTTTGCCGAGGTGACGCCCAGTGGCTGCGAGG TGCTCTATGACGGCTGCCCCAAAAACCTGAAGGCGGGTGTGTGGTGGCCCCAGACCAAGTTTGGCTTCTcggctgcagtgctgtgtcccaAAGGCTCCTTGG GTGCAGCCATCAGACACTGTGATGAGGAGAAGGGCTGGCTGGAGCCAGATCTCTTCAACTGCACTTCACCTGCCTTCAAGGAGCTGTCTGTGCTG CTGGAGGGCTTGGAGAGGAACAAGACTGAGTTGAACACAATTGAAGCTAAGAAGCTGGCCCACCGGCTCCGGGCTGTGACTGACCACATGGACCACTACTTTGGCAATGACGTGCACATTGCTTTCCGCCTGCTGTCCCGCCTCATGGCCTTCGAGAGCCAGCAGCGCGGCTTTGGCCTGACAGCTACACAGGACGCCCACTTCAACGAG AACCTGCTGCgtgcaggcagctctgtgctggcgCCCGAGAACCGGGAGCACTGGGCCATGCTGCCACATGGGGAGCACGGCAGCGCCAGCCTCATGGAGCAGCTGCGGGATTACTCGGGCACATTGGCCAGCAACATGAAACTCACCTACCTCAACCCCGTCGGTGTCGTCACCCCCAACATCA TGCTGAGCATCGATCGCATGGAGAACCACTCCCACATCCGCCGGCGCTACCCTCGCTACCACAGCAGCCTCTTCCGGGGCCAGCCCGCCTGGGACCCTCACACCCACGTTGTGCTGCCACTGTCGGTGCTGAGCCCTCCGAAAGCTGAAG CTGTCCTCACAGCAGTGCCCACACTGGCTGGGAGTGAAGGGAACTACACTGTGGAGAGCTCCTCCCCAAGGCAGGCGCTGCCAGAGCCCGAGCCCACTCTCACCGTGGTCATCCTCATCATGTACCGCACCCTCGGGGGGCTGCTGCCCGCACGCTACCAGGTGGATCGCCGCAGCGTCAG GCTCCCCAAGAATCCTGTGATGAACTCCCCCATCGTGAGTGTGTCTGTGTTCAGCAATCACACCTTCCTGCGAGGACCCCTGGACACCCCTCTCGTGCTGGAATTTTACCTGCTGGAGACAGCCAACAGGAGCAAACCTCTCTGTGTCCAGTGGAATCACTCCAACCC GACCAACCCCTCTGGCTTCTGGACAGCCAGGGACTGCGAGCTCGTGTACCGAAACACCACTCACGTCCActgccagtgctcccagtttggcACCTTTGGGGTTTTGATGGACAGCTCACACCGAGAG caactGGAAGGTGACCTGGAGACATTGGCCATTGTCACCTATTCCTTGGTGTCTCTCTCCTTGGTGTCTCTGCTGCTGACCTTCTCCTTTCTGACCTGCCTCAAAGGCCTCAAGTCCAACACACGTGGCATCCACTCCAACATAACAGTCACCCTCTTCTTCTCTGAGCTGCTCTTTCTCCTGGGTATCAACCGCACTGAGAACCAG CTTTTGTCTCCCCAGTTTCTCTGCACTGTGATTGCCATCCTCCTCCactgcttcttcctctccacCTTCGCCTGGCTCTTTGTCCAGGGCCTCCACATCTACCGCATGCAGACTGAAGCCCGCAACGTCAACTTCGGGGCCATGCGCTTCTACTACGCCATTGGCTGGGGAGTGCCTGCCATCATCACTG ggctggccGTTGGCCTGGATCCCGAGGGCTACGGGAACCCCGACTTCTGCTGGATTTCCATTCATGATAAGCTGGTCTGGAGCTTTGCAGGCCCCATTACTGTCGTCATTGTG ATGAATGGGGTCATGTTCCTGCTTGTGGCCAAGATGTCCTGTTCCCCAGGCCAAAAGGAGACCAAGAAGAAATCGGTTCT caTGACGTTACGgagctcctttgttctgctTCTAGTTATTAGCACTACCTGGCTCTTTGGCCTCTTGGCTGTCAACAACAGTGTCCTGGCTTTCCACTACCTCTACACTGtcctctgcagcctccag ggcctggcagtgctggtccTGTTCTGTGTACTGAATGAGGAGGTGCGAGAGGCATGGAAGCTGGCCTGCCTCAGCAAGAAGGGGCAGAGTGAGGAGGCCACGAGGAGCACACAG GGCCCCAATGCCTATAACAACACAGCGCTGTTTGAGGAGAGTGGGCTCATCCGCATCACCCTGGGGGCCTCCACAGTGTCCTCGGTGAGCAGCGTGCGCTCTGCCCGCACCCACTCCAGCCAGCGTGCTTACCTCAG AGACAATGTGGCAGCACGTCAGGGCTCGGCCCTGGATCACAGCCTGTTGGCTCACGCCGGCCCCACGGACATCGACGTGGCAATGTTCCACCGTGATGCTGGGGGAG ACCAGGACTCAGACTCGGACAGTGACCTGTCTCTGGATGAAGAGCGCAGcctctccatcccatcctcaGAGAGTGAGGAGAACGTACGCCTGCGGGGCCGCTTCCAGCGCCAGCTCAAGCGGGCGGCACACAGCGAACGCCTCCTCACTAACCCTGCCAACACCACTCCCAAAG ATGTGGACGGCAATGACCTCATGTCGTATTGGCCAGCTCTGGGCGAGTGTGAGGTTcacccctgctccctgcagaagTGGGGCTCCGAGCGGAAGCTGGGATTTGACATCAATAAGGATGCAGCCAACAATAATCAGCCAGACCTGGCTTTGACCAGTGGGGATGAGAACTCCCTCACCCAGACCCAACGGCAGAGAAAAG GGATTTTGAAGAACCGCCTCCAGTACCCTCCGACTCTCCAGGGCCTGCCATCCGTTGGCAGGATGACCAACGAGCTGACGTGGTACAAGACGTCCACGCTGGGTCACAGGGCTGTCCCCGCTGCCTCCTATGGCAGGATCTACTCTGGGGCCGGTAGTCTGTCACAGCCGGCCAGCCGGTACTCGTCCCGGGAGCAGCTTGACATGCTGATGAGGAGACAGATGTCCCGGGAACAGCTGAGCAGGCACAACTCAGGAGAGTGCTTAGAAGCTGTGCCCAGTCGGCATGGGTCCAGAGAGGAGCTGGACACTATCCCCAGCAGGCATGGGTCTACTGAACACCTGGAAAGTATCCCAAGCAGACATGCGTCTAGGGAAAACTTGGATCTACTCGCTGCTAGGCCCAGTCGGAGAGATCATGGGAACACGCTGCCCCGGAGGCAGGGCTCCAGAGACTGCCTTGACACTTTACCCTGCAGATTTGGGTCAAGAGAGCAGCTAGACTGTGGGCCAGTAAGGGAAGTCTCTAGAGAGTGGCTAAACACATTGCCAAGTAGGCAAGTGTCCAGAGACCGAATAGACATGTTGCCAAGTCGGGATACTTCTCGAGAGCAATTGGATTTGCTTTCTAGAAAACAGCCTTCAAGGGACCTGCTAGCGTCAGCTAGACAAGCTTCAAGGGAGCAGCTGGACTTTCTGTCCAGAAGATCCAATTCCAGAGAGCCTCTGGACACAGTGCCTAGCAGGCAGCCCTCGCAGGACAACCTGGGGAGCCTCTCTCGGAGGCAGCTGTCTAGGGAAAGCCTAGAGCCGCTGTCAAGGAGACAGCCTTCTAGGGAGAACCTGGAGGCCATTCCCAGCCGGCATCCTTCCACTGAACAGTTAGATATCCTTTCTTCCATCCTTGCTTCTTTTAACTCCTCCGTCCTGTCCTCGGTGCAATCTTCCAGCACACCTTCAGGCCCCCAGACCACCACCACTCCCTCTGCCATGCAGACCTCGACGCCCTCCGTGGTGTGTCCCTCGACACCTCGCTCTGCCACCTCCCACAGCATTTCAGAGCTGTCACCGGACTCAGA AATAATGAGAAACGATGGCCATTCCTGA